ATCGAGAACGCGCCCTTCACGGCGCAGTCGGTGGTCGATGAGTCGTCGAATCGTCGCTCGTGAGTCCTCGATGACTGGTCCGTGACCCGGATAGAGCGCCGTCGGATTCTTTGCGTACAGTCGCCGGAGCGACGTGAGGTAGGCGCGAAGGTCCCCTTCCCCGGCCGCGACGACGACGCTTCCCTCCGCGACGGCGAGGTCGCCCGAAACGACCCCCTCGTCGGTGGCGAACGCGACGTGGTCCGGGGCGTGGCCCGACGTTTCGATGACGGTCAGTGGGCCGACTTTCGTTCCTTCCCGAAACGTCCGGTCGGGGTCGGTTCCAGTCGCGTCAGCGAACCGTTCTTCGTGTCCGTACCGTGCCCATACCGTCGCGTCACAAACTTCGGCGTAGTGGGCGACCCCGCCGACGTGGTCGGGATGGGTGTGAGTGAGAACGATGTCGGTGATATTCGTCCCGTCCACGACCCGGTCGAGTTCCTCGGTTCGCCCTGCCGGGTCGATGAGGACGCCACCGACGACGTATGCGTTTGTCGCCCCATGTGGTGCCAGCGTCTCGGTCGGCACGGGAATCGGGTTCATGCGAGGGAAGTAGGACGCGGCCGGGAAAGGCTTCCCGTTCGTGGACGTCGCTCGTCAGGAAAAACGAGGGCCGAATATCGGCGAGAAAACCCAGGGAGGCGTCGTTTTAGTTGTTGAGGAGGTAGACCTGCTTTCGCGCGTCGCGGAAACTGTGGCGCGAGACGATGAGGTCCTGCTCTTCGAGACGGGTCAGGGCGTAGCGGACGGTTCGGTCCGGAAGCAGCGATTCCTCCGCGAGTTCGCCCTGCGTCAGCGGTTCTTCGGTTTCCAGTACCTTGGCGACGAGTTTGGCGCTGGGGGGTAGTTCACGGAGTCGTTCACGAAATTCACCTGCTGGTTCTGGTACAGTCGTGCTCATATATAGCATGCGACCGGGGGAAGGTGGTAAACGTTGGCTATAGGTGTGTACATACAATATCGACACCTTAAACGTCATTATATCACATTTAAATTCCATGATAAGTTGGGGAGAAACTACACCGTTCTTCACGACGTGAGATAGGTATGGAATCGATACCCGAGGAGTTTCGAGACCTGTTCGAGAGGAAAGCGTTCGCCAACTTCGCCACCGTCATGCCGGACGGAACGCCGCAGGTGACGCCCGTTTGGGTGGGATACGACGGCGATTACCTCCTCGTGAACACCGCGGAAGGCCGACAGAAGGAACGAAACGTCAGGCGGAATCCGAAGGTCGGACTCTCCATCCTCGATCCGGACGACCCGTACCGATTCGTTTCGGTTCGCGGCGAAGTCGAGGCGGTCACGGAGGACGGCGCGGTCGAACACGCCAACGAACTCACCAAACGGTACATGGGCCAAGACGAGTATCCGAACCTCGATCAGGAGGAGGGTGCCCGCGTCATTATCCGGATTCGCCCCGATCGAGTCGTGACCGGCGGATGATCTGCCCACCCACTCTACCTACTGCTGGCGGTCGGTCTTCGGCGGTCCGCCGTGACGGTTGTACTGGCCGAGGACACAGCCACAGTCCGGACAGTGGACGATGATCATGGTTTCGTATTCGTGGCGTACGAGGTCCGCGGCGGTGAAGTCGCCACCACAGTGATTACAGGTCGTCATCGGAAACCCCGAAGGAAGTACGCGCCCGACGTCCAAAATCGTTCCTCTACGGGTGCTGTCAGGTCGTCCGCCGCAGGAAAGGGATCCCGTGAGTGTGAACCCCGCCCCGCTATCCACATCCAGTACCGTTTTATCCCTCGGGTGAGGTTGTTCGGACGAAGAAAGTGTGAAGGGACAGGAGTGGTATCAGGCTACGGAGGTGGCCGAGGAATACGAAGAGAAGCGATTCTCCCGTGGCGGCCGACTCATCGACCGCCGCGAGAAGCAAGCAGTTCTCGACGCTATCGGCCCGGTCGAGGGGAAGCGCGTCCTCGAAATAGCCTGCGGTACCGGCCGGTTTACCGTCATGCTCGCCGAACGGGGCGCGGACATCGTCGGACTCGATATCTCGGCGGCGATGCTCCAACAGGGCCGTCACAAAGCGCGGAACACGGGGGTCGCCGATCATCTGGAGTTCATGCGCGGCGACGCCGCCCGGCTCCCGTTCCCGGACGACCACTTCGACACCGTGTTCGCCATGCGGTTTTTCCATCTCGCGAACACGCCAGCCTCGTTCCTGAGCGAGATGTGCCGTGTCTCGAAGGATCAGGTCTTTTTCGACACGTTCGCCGGACCGAGCACCCGAAGCCTCTACAACTGGCTGTTGCCGATGGGTTCGCGGTTGTACTCGCTGGACGACGTGCAGAAACTCCTCGGGGAAACCGGCCTCTCGTTGGTGGACTCCGAACACGATTGGATCCTCCCCTACGGTTTCTACCGGAAGATTCCCGACGCCATCGCGACGCGCATCCGGGACATGGACACCACGATAGGCGAAACGGCTGTCGGAGACCACCTCGCGTCCGTTTCCTACTGGAACACGAGCGTCGAGTAGTCCGAAACTGATCCGTTTTTCGGCGAGTGTTGACAACGACGTGCCGAATTGCTTTTACGTACTCGGTATCTGAAAAGCGGATATGGACTTGTCCGTGGTCGTTCCGACGCTCAACGGTCGTGAACCGCTGAGCGACGCCCTCGACGCGGTCGCCCGATACGTCCCCGACGCCGAGGTCGTCGTGGTAAACGGTCCCTCCACGGACGGAACCACGGGAATGGTGTGCGAGCGCGACGACGTGAGCGCGCTCGTCGAGATTTCCGACCGAAACCTGAACGTCGCGCGCAACGCGGGCCTCGCCGAAGCCACCGGCGAAGTTATCGCGTTCCTCGGCGAGGAGGTCGCCGTCGAGGAGTCGTGGTACGACGGCATCCGGAACGCCATCGCGGACGGCGCGGACGTGGTCACGGGTCCCGTCCATCGGATGGTTCGGGCGGGGATGACGACCGAGACGATCGAAACGCGAACGATAGCGGGCCGGGACGTGACCTACTTTTCGGGCGTAAACGTCGCGTTTACCCGTGACGGCATCGAGGCCGTGGACGGCTTCGACGAGGCGCTCGAAACCGGCGGCGCGCGCGATTGTGCCCACCGCCTCGCGGGATTGGAACGCTCCATCACGTGGGCTCCGGAAGTGGCCGTGCGCCGCGAGGACTCCGACGAGAAGGGTGTCGAACGCGATTGGGCGACGAAATACCGCTCGCTCTCCTACCGGATGGTCAAAAACTACGGGCCGCGACTGACCGTGTTCAGACGGACCATCCACGACGCCGTCCGCGACGCACGGACGGCCGGAGGGAACGTCGCCTCCGGCGATACCCGTCCGTCCCTCTGGGCCAGTTGCGGCAAGGAAGTCGCCAAGGGAATCGCCAAAGGTTCCAAAGACGGCCTCGTCGCCCGCCTCCGGGACCGGGACGAGACGCGCAACCCGAACGGGTTGTCCGACCGCGCCGACCGCGCCGTCGAACGCTACGATTGGCGCGAGGTCGAACCCGAGATGGAATAGCAGTTCGACGACCAGACAGAACGAACGTCGGGACCGATTTTACCCGGAAATCGAACTTACCCCGTTAGCGAACGATCATTCGTCCGGCGCGAGCGCTCGACGACGCGACAGGGATTGTTGGTGAACACCTTTCGCATGGCATCTTCGGGCACGTCGAGGGTGAGTATCTCCATGACGGCGACGTTCGGATGGGCGTGGGGGGCACCGCTGCCGAAGAGGACGCGGTCGGGATGCTCCATGACGGCGCGTTCCATCTGCTCGCGGTAGCGGACGAAACTCGTGTCCAGATAACAGTCGTCGTGCGAGTCGAGCAGGTCGATGGCGTCCTCCATCAGATCACGGTTCAGCGGAAAGCCGCCGAAGTGCGAGAGAACCACGGGGAACGAGCGGTCGAGGAGGGTCGTCGCGGCGGTTTCCGGGGGGAATCCGTCGCCCGCGGTGACGAGGACGGGAAGGTCCACGTCTTCGAGTCGGTCGAGGACGTCGTCGTCCGGAAGGCCGTCGTGGGTCGGGTCGAGTTTGAACCCGTGGAACCGGTCGTCGTAGGCGTACTGCTCGACGTCTTCGGGGGAGGTGTGCCAGTCCTTTCGGTGCGTACGGAAGTTTCGGAAGCGCGCCGTGGCGCTCCCGTCGGGGTCGCGGGGACCGTTGATCCTGGCGAACGTAAAAAACGGGCGCTCGACGCTTCGCCGAGCGACGGCGTTGTTCGCTCGGAGATAGCTCGAACCCTCCTGGACGGGACCGGGGAAGACGATGGCGTTCACGACACCCGCCTGGTGGAACTCGCGCTCCAATTTGTCGGGCGAGATAGCACGCCCGCGCGCCGTAACCGACTCCTCGACCGGGAGACGGGCGTGAACGTCCACCACTCGAAACCGGTGCTCCAGTTCTAGCATCTGAAAATTCCTCGATGGCAATCGGGTTTGTATCTATCGGTCGATTCGTGTAACTGCGTCCCGTCCAGTAAACCGAGTAAAAAGATTTATATAGAACATCAATCATTCGTTATACGTATGTCAGAATCAGGATTCGGACAGCGACGCATGGGCGGACGACCGATGTTCATCCTCAGCGAGGGCACGGAACGGACACAAGGTCGGGACGCTCAATCCTCCAACATCACGGCCGGGAAAGCGGTCAGCGAGGCCGTACGCACCACGCTCGGCCCGCGCGGGATGGACAAAATGCTCGTCTCCGACGACGGCGACGTCGTCATCACGAACGACGGGGTCACGATTCTCGACTCGATGGACATCGAGCATCCCGCCGCACAGATGATCGTCGAAGTCTCCCAGACACAGGAGGACGAAGTCGGCGACGGGACGACCACGGCGGCAGTCCTCGCCGGGGAACTCCTCGCGAAGGCCGAGAACCTCCTCGAACAGGACGTCCACGCCACGACCATCGTGGAGGGCTACGCCCGCGCTCGTGACATCGCCATCGAGGCCGTCGAGGACCTCTCGCTCGACGTCGACATCGACGACGACCTCCTGAAGCAGGTCGCCGAATCCAGCATGACCGGCAAGGGCACCGGCGACATCACGACCGAGCGACTCGCGGACGTCGTCGTCAACGCGGTCCGCGGCGTCGAAACCGACGACGGACTCGACCGCGACGAAATCCGCGTGCTGACGCAGGTTGGCGGCAGTTCCAGCGGGACGGAACTCGTCGAGGGAATCGTCGCCGACGCCGAACCCGCACACAAGAACATGCCGCGCTCGGTCGAGGACGCGACCATCCTCGCCACCGACGGCACCTTCGGCGTTCGCGAAACGGAACTCGACGCCGAGTACTCCGTCGACAACGTCGAACAGCTCACCGCCGCGATGGACGCCGAGGACAACCAGCTCCGCGACCTCGCCGATTCCATCGCCGACGCCGGTGTCGACGTCGTCTTCTCGCACTCCTCCATCGACGACCGCACGGCCTCGTACCTCGCCGAGCACGGCATCCTCGCCTTCGAGGACGTCGACGACGACATGACGAGCGCCATCGCCCAGTCCACGGGCGGCAAGCGCACGGGTAAACCGGACGACATCGACGACGACGACCTCGGCCACGCCGACACCATCCGCGTCGAGAAGTACGGCGACGAGGACCTCGTCTTCGTCGAAGGTGCCGACGAGGCACAGTCCGTCACCGTCTTCGTCCGCGGCGGAACGGAACACGTCGTCGACGAAGTCGAGCGCGCCATCGAGGACGCCCTCGACGTCGTCGCCAACGCCGTCGAAACCGAGAGCGTCGTCCCCGGTGCCGGTGCGACCGAGATCAACATCGCGGGCCGCGTCCGCGACGACGCCGCGGGCATCGAAGGCCGCCAGCAACTCGCCGTCGAAGCGTTCGCCGACGCCATCGAAATGCTCCCGCGAACCCTCGCGGAGAACACCGGCATGGACCCCATCGACGCCCTCGTCGACCTCCGTGCGGCGAACGACGCCGAGGAAGGCCGCGCAGGCATCATCTCTTCCGGCGAGACCGGCGAAATCGCCGACCCCGTCGAGAAGGGCGTCATCGACCCCGCCGCCGTCAAGAGCGAAGCCATCGAGAGCGCCACCGAATCCGCGACGATGATCGTCCGCATCGACGACGTCATCGCCGCCGAGTAAGCGACCGCCTGATCGCGATCTTTTTTGTCGCCACGAACGGACGAGAGTGCCCACAGCCGCGCTTCGAACGGTTGTGGAACCGTTTTGACCGTTCGAAGTAGCAAGCCCTAACCCGACTGGGTGTCAATCTTCGTCGATGAGCGAGCGTACCCTTTCGAGCCGTCGAATCTTTCTCGCCACTGCCGTAACGATCGTTCTCGTCTCGGGCGGTATCGGACTCACGGTCGGTGCGACCGGTCAAAACAGACACAAAATACTGCGGTTGTTCGGCGTCTCGCTGTTCGAGATGAGTCCCACCTCGATGGCCCTGTTCGGCATGGCGCTCACGACGGTGGTTCTCGTCGTCCTGTTCGCGCTGGTTTCGTACGTCTCGCAGTACGACACCGACCGCGTAACGTGAGAGGAAAAAGATTATTCCAGTCCGCCGACTTGCACCCGATATGGCAACCGAAACACGTTCGCGCTCGTCCTCCGACGGGACGACCGGCGAACTGCTGGCCGTTGCGGCAACGATTCTGCTGGCGAGCGCCCCAGCCCTCTTCGCGCTCTACGTCATCTTCGACACGTTCTCGCCGACGGGTCAGACGGCGTCGCTCCTCGACTACGCCACGACGACGATGAGCGGTGCTATCATCTTCGCCGTCCTCTGGTTCGGACTCGTCCTCTTCGCCTACTGGCCGTCGCTGGCCGAAGCGTGGAACGACCGATAACAACGTAGTCGGTAACTGCGAATAATGTAGTCGGTAGCCGCGGTCGGCGGTCAGCACAAAAGTCGTCCTTTTTCGCCCGTTCAGGGTGCTATCGTCCCTTCCTCGGCGTCGAGCAGTTCGTGGTAGCGGTTTCGGATGGTGACTTCGCTGATGTTCGCGACGTCGCTGACCTCGCTCTGTGTCACCTTCTCGTTGGTCAGGAGCGCGGCGGCGTACACGGCGGCGGCCGCGAGTCCGACGGGTGATTTCCCGCTGTGGAGACCCTTCTTCGTCGCCGTGTCGAGCAACGAGCGGGCACGTCGTTCGGTCTCGTCCGAGAGATCGAGTTCGGACGCGAACCGTGGGACGTAGCTCTTCGGGTCGGCGGGTTCGATTTCGAGGCCGAGTTCGCGGGCGATGTAGCGATACGTTCGGGCGATTTCGTCCTTCTCGACGCGTGAGACGGCCGTCAACTCGTCCAAACTGCGCGGGGTGCGCGCCTGCCGGGCGGCGGCGTACAACGCGCCGGTTGCGACGCCTTCGATGGAACGCCCCGGCAGGAGGTCCTCGTCCAGCGCACGGCGGTAGATGACGCTCGCGGTCTCACGAACGGTGTCGGGGAGGCCGAGCGAACTCGCCATGCGGTCGATTTCGCCGAGCGCCTGTTTCAGGTTGCGCTCCTTGCTGTCGCGGGTGCGGAAGCGCTCGTTCCACTTGCGGAGTCGCTGCATCTTCTCGCGCTGGCGGGAGCCCAGCGAGTTGCCGTAGGCGTCCCGGTCCCGCCAGTCGATGTTGGTCGAGAGCCCCTTGTCGTGCATCATGTTCGTCGTCGGTGCACGACGCGGGATTTCTGCTCGCGTTCGCTCGCGTCGAAGGCGCGCCACTCCGGCCCGCGGTCCACGGCGTCTTCCTCGACGACGAGACCGCAGTCGTCACACACCCGCTCACCGCGCTCTTCGTCGGTGACGAGCGGGCCACCACACTCGGGACATCGTTGTTGCTCGTCGGCTCGCGTTTTGGTTTGCTCACCGGTGGTTTCGGTTTCGTCAGTCGGTCGGGTACGTGTATCAGTCATGGCGTACTATCAGGAGAGAGAGGGTCGATGGTGCACTACGAGAGTGAGAGAATCGATAGACATATCTTATAGGACCTCCACCGTCTTAACTCCAGTGGCAAAAACGCCCATTTTCCCGGGGCGTAAACTGGTGTTTTATCGGATATGGCACGGGAAGAATGCAGTATTCGATTTTCTCGCACGACTCCGCTGATGGCCTTCTTTATCAGCCATTCGGCAGTGAGTATCGAAACCCTTACCGCTCGTCCGAGGGTTCATGAACACATGAGCGACACGCCTCCCGGACCGGACGAGGTTCGGTACGTCGCACGGTTGGCCCGCGTCGGGGTTTCCGACGAGGAAGCCGAGCGATTTGCCGAACAGTTCGCGGATATTCTGGGTTACTTCGAAACGCTGGACGAGGTACCCGAGGTCGAACGCGAGGACGACCTCGTCAACGTCATGCGCGAGGACGAGGTTCGAACCAGCCTCGACCAGGCCGATGCGCTGGAAAACGCACCGGAGACCGAAGACGGCTACTTCAAAGGACCCAACGTCTCATGAGCGACATATTCATCACCGAGGAAACTATCGACGGTGCGGACGACGGCCCGCTCGCCGGAAAAACCGTCGCCGTCAAGGACAACATAAGTACGAAAGGAATCCGGACGACCTGCGGGTCGGCCATGTTGGAGGAGTACGTCCCGCCCTACGACGCAACCGTCGTCACGCGGTTGAAGGACGCCGGGGCGACCATCGTCGGCAAGGCCAACATGGACGAGTTCGGGATGGGAACCACGACCGAAACGTCGGCCTTCGGCCCGACGGAAAACCCGGTCGCGGAGGGTCACGTCGCAGGTGGCTCCTCCGGTGGCAGTGCGGCCGCCGTCGCGGCCGGTGAGGCCGACCTCTCGCTCGGGACGGACACGGGTGGCTCCATCCGTTGCCCCGCCGCGTTCTGTGGCGTGGTCGGCATCAAGCCGACCTACGGACTCGTCTCGCGGTACGGACTCGTCGCCTACGCGAATAGCTTGGAGCAGGTCGGTCCAATCGCACCGACGGTCGAGGAGGCCGCTTCCCTGCTCGACGTCATCGCCGGACCGGACGACCACGATGCGACGACCCGCGAGGAAGGCGCGGACGCCGACTACGCGAGCGCCGCGGACGGCGACGTGGACGGCCTCGACATCGGCGTCCCGACCGAACTCGTGGAGGGTGCGGACGAGGGCGTCGTTTCCCGCTTCTGGGACGCCATGGACGAACTCGAATCGCAGGGAGCGACGGTCCACGAAGTGTCCCTCCCATCGATCGAACACGCCGTCGAAGCCTACTACGTCATCGCCATGTCCGAAGCCTCCTCGAACCTCGCCCGGTACGACGGGGTTCGGTACGGCGAGTCCGGCGGCTACGACGGCAACTGGAACGAAACCTTCGCCGAGACGCGCGAGGAGTCGTTCGGCGACGAGGTGAAACGACGCATCCTGCTCGGCACCTACGCCCTCTCGGCCGGGTATCACGACAAGTACTACAAGAAGGCACAGGACGCCCGCTCGTGGCTCAAGGGCGATTTCGACGACGCCTTCGAGGACGTGGACGTGCTCGCCAGTCCGACGATGCCGACGCCGCCGTTCGAACTCGGCGAGAGTCTGGACGACCCGCTCCAGATGTACCTCGCGGACGCGAACACCGTCCCCGTCAACCTCGCCAATCTCCCCGCGATTTCCGTCCCGGCGGGAGAAACCGACGGTCTCCCCGTCGGCGTGCAGTTCATCGGGCCGAAATTCGGCGAACAGCGCGTGATCCGGGCCGGAAGCGCGTTGGAGTAACGAATCGGTTCGGGTTTTTTCGGGGGACAGTCACGCCGGTTCGGAAGACGATAATCGAGGAGAGAAATCGTTTATAAACCCGTTGACACGTGTCCAGTTTCACCGGGCCGCCAACTGTGCCGCTATCGAACTACACCATTCGACGGTAGAATAAAACGGATGATAAACTAGTAACCATATTATAGTATAAACAACCTATTATTCGATGCGATTCCGATGATAGTCAAAGCAGAAGACGCGGAGACGAACGAATTTCAGGGCGTGCAGTTCGACGTGCTCGCGGTCGGCGACGAGTCGATGGTGACGAAGATGCACTTCGAAGAGGGCAACGACGTTCCGCCGCACACCCACGAAAGCGAACAGAGCGGGTACGTGATGTCGGGTACGTATCGGATCCACATCGGAGGCGACGAGGAAACGATAGAGAGCGGGGACAGTTATTCGATACCGGGTGGCGTCGAACACAGCTACGAGATAATCGATTCCGGGGAAATCATCGACGTCTTCTCGCCACCGCGAGAGGATTTTCTGTGAGGATGTAGCGACGATGGCAAGATGGAACGGACGACGTGAAATCTCCGCCAACGCTTATTTCTTTCCGGCAGTTCGATTGTCCGTATGGTAGGTACCGTCGTCGAAGTCGAGATTCCAGCCGACGAATTCGCGCTCTGGGAAACGTTGACGGAGCACGAAACCCTCGAATTCGAGATCGAGCGCGTTGTTGCACACGAGAGCGACAGAGTGATGCCGTTCGTCTGGGCGAGCGGCGGGGAAGGAGACATGGAATCGATCTTGGAGGAGGACACGAGCGTCCAAAACCTGCAGTTGCTCGCGGACTTGGACGAAGAACAGTTGTACCAGATGGAGTGGACCGACCGCATCCAAACGCTCATTCACATCCTCGTGGACGAGGAAGCAACCGTCCTCTCCGCGTCCGGGAACAGTAGCCACTGGCATCTCCGTATTCTCTTCCCGGACCGGAACGCGTTGTCGGACACCTACGACTACTGCCGTGAAAACGACCTCACGCTCGACATTCGGAACATCTACGAGTTAGAACAGGGTCGAAAGGGGCGGTTCGGCCTCACCGACGAACAACAGGACACGCTCACGCTCGCGTTCGAGCGTGGCTACTACGACATTCCCCGGGAGGCGTCGGCCGAAAAGCTCGCCGACGACCTCGAAGTGTCACACCAAGCCATCTCCGAGCGACTGCGGCGCGGTCACCGCAGCCTCGTGAAAAACACGCTCATAATCGGACGAAACGCCGACGAACCGCAGTAAAATCGATTAGTCCTCGTACGCGAGGTTCATGATCCACTGCGAGAAGGCGTCGCTCTCGGGATCTATTTCCTCCTCCCCGATGAACGGCGAGAGCATGTCGCCCGCCATCAACAGCGAGAAATCGAGGTCCTTCGCGGCGGGCGTGATGAAGTAGGTGTTGTGCCCCTCGTAGACGGTCTCCTGTCGCTGGACGAACCCCTGTCGCTCCAACGACTCCACGATTCGACTACCCTTGCGCGACGAGACATCGAGGTTTTTCCAGAAGTCGCTCTGATGGATACCGCCGCTCTCGCGGACGAGTTCGAGGCCGTTGTACTCGTCCTCAGTGAGGTCTTCCTCGGACGTTGCCGTGCTCATGTTCAATACAGGGACGGGCGGGCGTTTAAATGTGACTTTCCACGTTATCGTACGGGGTTTCACAAGGAGGGCCGTCGGCGAACTCGTAGCTCCCGGTGCCGTCCTCGAACACGGTGACGATGGACGACGAGCGGGTTCCGTATCCGTCGCCGTGGACGCAGACGCCGATGTCGTGATTTCGGAGGGTATCCCTGGCCGATGCTCGCCATTCGGAAAGCGACGGCGGGTCGTCCGCGGTCACGTCGACGTGCGGCAGAATCCGTTCGGATTTCGGGGCGTTCGCGTCGAATCCTCGGTTGACGACGACGTGGACGCCGGGGTCGAGGCGCGTCGTTTCGAGCGTGCCGTCCCACTCCAGGAGGGTCGCCTCGTTCGCGTCCGCGAGCAGGAGGTTGAATCCGGCGTATCGATGTTCGTCGAGTTCGCCGGTCACGAACTCGCGCGCGGACGCGGCCGACTCGTGGGCCAGCGCGTCGCGTACCAGCAAGCCGCGGGAGCGCTCGCCCTCCAGTTCGACCCAGCGGTTCGTCACGCCGACGAACAACCCCGAATCGTTGTACCCGATCCACGTGCCGCCCGCCTCCTCGTCCTGCGGGGCGACGACCGTCGGATCCCGGTCGAGCACCCTCGGCGGGCGTGAAGGCCGACCGAACGCTTCGTCACGGTTCGCGGCCGCGACGACGGGTGCGTCCTCGAAAACCTGCCACGCGACGATGAGTGTACACACGTGGAGGGGTTGGTCTCGATTCGATAAAAGGTTTCGTCGGCCCCGCCGCTTATGCGAATCCTCGTCGTGACTACTCCGGGGAGTTTCGAACATGACACACAGACGCAATGTACTGAAGACCGGCGCGACGCTGGG
The genomic region above belongs to Haladaptatus sp. R4 and contains:
- a CDS encoding cupin domain-containing protein, which codes for MIVKAEDAETNEFQGVQFDVLAVGDESMVTKMHFEEGNDVPPHTHESEQSGYVMSGTYRIHIGGDEETIESGDSYSIPGGVEHSYEIIDSGEIIDVFSPPREDFL
- a CDS encoding helix-turn-helix domain-containing protein, whose translation is MSTTVPEPAGEFRERLRELPPSAKLVAKVLETEEPLTQGELAEESLLPDRTVRYALTRLEEQDLIVSRHSFRDARKQVYLLNN
- a CDS encoding PPOX class F420-dependent oxidoreductase is translated as MESIPEEFRDLFERKAFANFATVMPDGTPQVTPVWVGYDGDYLLVNTAEGRQKERNVRRNPKVGLSILDPDDPYRFVSVRGEVEAVTEDGAVEHANELTKRYMGQDEYPNLDQEEGARVIIRIRPDRVVTGG
- the gatA gene encoding Asp-tRNA(Asn)/Glu-tRNA(Gln) amidotransferase subunit GatA, which gives rise to MSDIFITEETIDGADDGPLAGKTVAVKDNISTKGIRTTCGSAMLEEYVPPYDATVVTRLKDAGATIVGKANMDEFGMGTTTETSAFGPTENPVAEGHVAGGSSGGSAAAVAAGEADLSLGTDTGGSIRCPAAFCGVVGIKPTYGLVSRYGLVAYANSLEQVGPIAPTVEEAASLLDVIAGPDDHDATTREEGADADYASAADGDVDGLDIGVPTELVEGADEGVVSRFWDAMDELESQGATVHEVSLPSIEHAVEAYYVIAMSEASSNLARYDGVRYGESGGYDGNWNETFAETREESFGDEVKRRILLGTYALSAGYHDKYYKKAQDARSWLKGDFDDAFEDVDVLASPTMPTPPFELGESLDDPLQMYLADANTVPVNLANLPAISVPAGETDGLPVGVQFIGPKFGEQRVIRAGSALE
- a CDS encoding MarR family transcriptional regulator, translated to MSTATSEEDLTEDEYNGLELVRESGGIHQSDFWKNLDVSSRKGSRIVESLERQGFVQRQETVYEGHNTYFITPAAKDLDFSLLMAGDMLSPFIGEEEIDPESDAFSQWIMNLAYED
- a CDS encoding MBL fold metallo-hydrolase, encoding MNPIPVPTETLAPHGATNAYVVGGVLIDPAGRTEELDRVVDGTNITDIVLTHTHPDHVGGVAHYAEVCDATVWARYGHEERFADATGTDPDRTFREGTKVGPLTVIETSGHAPDHVAFATDEGVVSGDLAVAEGSVVVAAGEGDLRAYLTSLRRLYAKNPTALYPGHGPVIEDSRATIRRLIDHRLRREGRVLDAVRGGARTLPEVTDAAYDKDVSAVREFAERTVAAHLEKLAVEGKVAWDGERAVPN
- a CDS encoding bacterio-opsin activator domain-containing protein, giving the protein MVGTVVEVEIPADEFALWETLTEHETLEFEIERVVAHESDRVMPFVWASGGEGDMESILEEDTSVQNLQLLADLDEEQLYQMEWTDRIQTLIHILVDEEATVLSASGNSSHWHLRILFPDRNALSDTYDYCRENDLTLDIRNIYELEQGRKGRFGLTDEQQDTLTLAFERGYYDIPREASAEKLADDLEVSHQAISERLRRGHRSLVKNTLIIGRNADEPQ
- the gatC gene encoding Asp-tRNA(Asn)/Glu-tRNA(Gln) amidotransferase subunit GatC, with product MSDTPPGPDEVRYVARLARVGVSDEEAERFAEQFADILGYFETLDEVPEVEREDDLVNVMREDEVRTSLDQADALENAPETEDGYFKGPNVS
- the thsA gene encoding thermosome subunit alpha — protein: MGGRPMFILSEGTERTQGRDAQSSNITAGKAVSEAVRTTLGPRGMDKMLVSDDGDVVITNDGVTILDSMDIEHPAAQMIVEVSQTQEDEVGDGTTTAAVLAGELLAKAENLLEQDVHATTIVEGYARARDIAIEAVEDLSLDVDIDDDLLKQVAESSMTGKGTGDITTERLADVVVNAVRGVETDDGLDRDEIRVLTQVGGSSSGTELVEGIVADAEPAHKNMPRSVEDATILATDGTFGVRETELDAEYSVDNVEQLTAAMDAEDNQLRDLADSIADAGVDVVFSHSSIDDRTASYLAEHGILAFEDVDDDMTSAIAQSTGGKRTGKPDDIDDDDLGHADTIRVEKYGDEDLVFVEGADEAQSVTVFVRGGTEHVVDEVERAIEDALDVVANAVETESVVPGAGATEINIAGRVRDDAAGIEGRQQLAVEAFADAIEMLPRTLAENTGMDPIDALVDLRAANDAEEGRAGIISSGETGEIADPVEKGVIDPAAVKSEAIESATESATMIVRIDDVIAAE
- a CDS encoding glycosyltransferase family 2 protein produces the protein MDLSVVVPTLNGREPLSDALDAVARYVPDAEVVVVNGPSTDGTTGMVCERDDVSALVEISDRNLNVARNAGLAEATGEVIAFLGEEVAVEESWYDGIRNAIADGADVVTGPVHRMVRAGMTTETIETRTIAGRDVTYFSGVNVAFTRDGIEAVDGFDEALETGGARDCAHRLAGLERSITWAPEVAVRREDSDEKGVERDWATKYRSLSYRMVKNYGPRLTVFRRTIHDAVRDARTAGGNVASGDTRPSLWASCGKEVAKGIAKGSKDGLVARLRDRDETRNPNGLSDRADRAVERYDWREVEPEME
- a CDS encoding amidohydrolase family protein; this translates as MLELEHRFRVVDVHARLPVEESVTARGRAISPDKLEREFHQAGVVNAIVFPGPVQEGSSYLRANNAVARRSVERPFFTFARINGPRDPDGSATARFRNFRTHRKDWHTSPEDVEQYAYDDRFHGFKLDPTHDGLPDDDVLDRLEDVDLPVLVTAGDGFPPETAATTLLDRSFPVVLSHFGGFPLNRDLMEDAIDLLDSHDDCYLDTSFVRYREQMERAVMEHPDRVLFGSGAPHAHPNVAVMEILTLDVPEDAMRKVFTNNPCRVVERSRRTNDRSLTG
- a CDS encoding class I SAM-dependent methyltransferase, translating into MKGQEWYQATEVAEEYEEKRFSRGGRLIDRREKQAVLDAIGPVEGKRVLEIACGTGRFTVMLAERGADIVGLDISAAMLQQGRHKARNTGVADHLEFMRGDAARLPFPDDHFDTVFAMRFFHLANTPASFLSEMCRVSKDQVFFDTFAGPSTRSLYNWLLPMGSRLYSLDDVQKLLGETGLSLVDSEHDWILPYGFYRKIPDAIATRIRDMDTTIGETAVGDHLASVSYWNTSVE